One region of Solanum pennellii chromosome 6, SPENNV200 genomic DNA includes:
- the LOC107022565 gene encoding mitochondrial phosphate carrier protein 3, mitochondrial-like translates to MAYTDNSSSRTPLIPNFLYNTASSSSFSSSTIIANNTLSQPCHESIVKKPVLVAAPKEPSRKIEMFSPAYYGACTFGGVMSCGLTHMAVTPLDLVKCNMQIDPAKYKSISSGFGVLLKEQGARGFFRGWVPTLLGYSAQGACKYGFYEYFKKYYTDLAGPENAAKYKTLIFLAGSASAEVIADVALCPFEAVKVRVQTQPGFARGLSDGLPKFVRAEGASGLYKGLVPLWGRQIPYTMMKFASFETIVEQLYKNVIPTPKDQCSKSTQLGVSFAGGYLAGILCAIVSHPADNLVSFLNNAKGATVGDAVNKLGVMGLCTRGLPIRIVMIGTLTGAQWGIYDSFKVFVGLPTTGGAAPPAPVK, encoded by the exons ATGGCCTACACAGATAATTCTAGTTCCCGGACACCATTGATCCCCAATTTTCTTTATAACACCGCGTCTTCATCATCATTCTCTTCATCTACAATTATTGCTAATAATACATTATCTCAACCATGTCATGAATCAATTGTCAAAAAGCCTGTTTTAGTTGCGGCACCAAAAGAGCCTTCACGTAAAATAGAAATGTTCTCACCTGCTTATTACGGTGCTTGTACTTTTGGTGGTGTTATGAGTTGTGGTCTCACTCACATGGCTGTTACaccccttgatcttgtcaagtgTAACATGCAG ATCGATCCTGCAAAATACAAGAGCATTTCCTCTGGTTTTGGTGTTCTGCTTAAGGAGCAGGGTGCTAGAGGCTTCTTCAGGGGATGGGTGCCTACGTTGCTCGGTTACAGCGCTCAGGGAGCTTGCAAATATGGATTCTATGAATATTTCAAGAAGTATTACACAGACCTTGCTGGGCCTGAGAATGCTGCCAAGTACAAAACTTTGATTTTCCTTGCTGGTTCTGCTTCTGCTGAAGTTATTGCTGATGTTGCTCTCTGCCCATTTGAGGCTGTCAAAGTTCGCGTTCAGACTCAGCCTGGTTTTGCCAGAGGCTTGTCTGACGGACTTCCCAAATTCGTTAGGGCTGAGGGAGCCTCTGG GCTGTATAAGGGGCTTGTTCCTCTCTGGGGACGACAGATTCCGT ACACCATGATGAAGTTTGCATCATTTGAAACAATTGTGGAACAACTCTACAAAAATGTCATCCCAACACCAAAAGACCAATGCAGTAAATCAACGCAGCTCGGTGTGAGCTTTGCTGGTGGATATTTAGCTGGTATTCTTTGTGCTATTGTGTCACACCCTGCTGATAACCTGGTTTCTTTCCTAAACAACGCCAAGGGCGCAACTGTTGGCGAT GCTGTGAACAAGCTAGGTGTGATGGGTCTTTGTACTCGCGGTCTTCCTATTCGTATAGTCATGATTGGTACACTCACTGGAGCACAATGGGGTATCTATGACTCTTTCAAAGTTTTCGTTGGACT GCCAACGACTGGTGGTGCAGCTCCACCTGCCCCTGTCAAGTGA
- the LOC107022667 gene encoding transcription factor bHLH137-like isoform X2, giving the protein MEANSNSFHVDSVFHVPIKMSGLLEEPNNITSSSTLPNCVSQFYLQELSVNMSNNVHEISHNEPSHVTNKTNSSSLCSTQSKNVRDGDDGKGQKKRNGNVKREKKTKENKKKAPEEAPTGYVHVRARRGQATDSHSLAERVRREKISERMKILQALVPGCDKVTGKALMLDEIINYVQSLQNQVELASLNPMYYDFGMDLDTLMVKPDQSWSGLEGPLLENTTSNYPHLDSSTSLMFQQLHLPNSVSQGSGHVLWSGDDQRQKMIINHSELISNNNNLCVPFH; this is encoded by the exons ATGGAAGCTAATAGTAACTCTTTTCATGTAGATTCTGTTTTTCATGTGCCCATTAAGATGTCTGGTTTGCTGGAGGAACCAAACAATATAACAAGTAGTAGTACACTACCAAATTGtgtttctcaattttatttgcAAGAGCTTTCTGTCAATATGAGTAATAATGTTCATGAAATTAGCCATAATGAACCTTCTCATGTGACAAACAAAACCAATTCTTCCTCCCTCTGCTCTACTCAATCCAAg aATGTAAGAGATGGTGATGATGGGAAAGggcaaaagaaaagaaatggtaatgtaaaaagagagaaaaaaacaaaggaaaataagaagaaagCCCCTGAAGAGGCCCCTACAGGATATGTTCATGTTAGAGCAAGGAGGGGCCAGGCAACTGACAGTCACAGTCTTGCTGAAAGG GtgaggagagagaaaataaGTGAAAGGATGAAGATATTGCAAGCACTTGTTCCAGGTTGTGACAAG GTAACTGGGAAGGCCCTTATGTTGGATGAGATAATCAACTATGTCCAGTCCTTGCAAAACCAAGTTGAg CTTGCTTCTTTGAACCCCATGTACTATGACTTTGGCATGGACTTAGATACTCTCATGGTCAAACCTGATCAG AGTTGGAGTGGCTTGGAAGGACCATTATTAGAGAACACAACTAGTAACTATCCTCACTTGGATAGTTCAACATCACTTATGTTTCAACAATTGCATCTACCAAATTCCGTTTCTCAG GGTAGTGGACATGTATTATGGAGTGGAGATGACCAAAGACAAAAGATGATTATTAATCATTCAGAATTGATTAGTAATAACAACAACTTGTGTGTCCCTTTCCATTAA
- the LOC107022667 gene encoding transcription factor bHLH137-like isoform X1: protein MEANSNSFHVDSVFHVPIKMSGLLEEPNNITSSSTLPNCVSQFYLQELSVNMSNNVHEISHNEPSHVTNKTNSSSLCSTQSKNVRDGDDGKGQKKRNGNVKREKKTKENKKKAPEEAPTGYVHVRARRGQATDSHSLAERVRREKISERMKILQALVPGCDKVTGKALMLDEIINYVQSLQNQVEFLSMKLASLNPMYYDFGMDLDTLMVKPDQSWSGLEGPLLENTTSNYPHLDSSTSLMFQQLHLPNSVSQGSGHVLWSGDDQRQKMIINHSELISNNNNLCVPFH, encoded by the exons ATGGAAGCTAATAGTAACTCTTTTCATGTAGATTCTGTTTTTCATGTGCCCATTAAGATGTCTGGTTTGCTGGAGGAACCAAACAATATAACAAGTAGTAGTACACTACCAAATTGtgtttctcaattttatttgcAAGAGCTTTCTGTCAATATGAGTAATAATGTTCATGAAATTAGCCATAATGAACCTTCTCATGTGACAAACAAAACCAATTCTTCCTCCCTCTGCTCTACTCAATCCAAg aATGTAAGAGATGGTGATGATGGGAAAGggcaaaagaaaagaaatggtaatgtaaaaagagagaaaaaaacaaaggaaaataagaagaaagCCCCTGAAGAGGCCCCTACAGGATATGTTCATGTTAGAGCAAGGAGGGGCCAGGCAACTGACAGTCACAGTCTTGCTGAAAGG GtgaggagagagaaaataaGTGAAAGGATGAAGATATTGCAAGCACTTGTTCCAGGTTGTGACAAG GTAACTGGGAAGGCCCTTATGTTGGATGAGATAATCAACTATGTCCAGTCCTTGCAAAACCAAGTTGAg TTTTTATCCATGAAGCTTGCTTCTTTGAACCCCATGTACTATGACTTTGGCATGGACTTAGATACTCTCATGGTCAAACCTGATCAG AGTTGGAGTGGCTTGGAAGGACCATTATTAGAGAACACAACTAGTAACTATCCTCACTTGGATAGTTCAACATCACTTATGTTTCAACAATTGCATCTACCAAATTCCGTTTCTCAG GGTAGTGGACATGTATTATGGAGTGGAGATGACCAAAGACAAAAGATGATTATTAATCATTCAGAATTGATTAGTAATAACAACAACTTGTGTGTCCCTTTCCATTAA